In Tripterygium wilfordii isolate XIE 37 chromosome 17, ASM1340144v1, whole genome shotgun sequence, the genomic window CAAATCACCTGTATTCTTGTATGTGTCAAACTCCACAGCTAATTGACCAGCAGCATGACCTGCATTTACCTCCAAATGTATTGGTTTCGTTgaatatataatgtatgtatcGATGTTACATCATATAATAAAGATAGGAACCACAGCTTCACATTATATTACTGTCTTGTGCTGGATCCATTATTCCAAGATAGGAACCATAGCTGTCAGATGGAGAGGGACTACTGCATGGTGCAATAATAAATGTTAGTCCGTCTGCAGATTCAGTTGAATAAGGGGAGGTAAGAATCCTGAACGTGAATTTAGTAATAATCATATGTGCATATATGCTCGTTAGAAATCGAACCTACGACCTTCAAAAAGGAAATAAACGCTCCTAATTGTTAGACTCGGACATATTACCCATTATTCATGAGAATCAATATAGTAGATAGTTTCATAGTTACACCCTTTTACTGCTTGATCTCAATGTCTCAGCCCATCTGCAAAGGAAGCTGCAAAAACGTCCATTCCTTCCTCCCTTAAAGCCAAACCAACCTCAATGCCTCCACTTCCGGCACGGCTCTCCGCCAATGAAAAGGCCCCAGTCTTATGCACAGACGTGATCTCTACTTTCTTCGGCCTGCCCCACCCGGAGTCCGCTTCGTAAACCTCGAACCGGGGTGACCCAGCAACTCCAACAGTTGGTGTTCCCGGTTCAATAGCCGAAAATTTTTCAGGCGCTCCCTTTGTTTCTTCAAGAACTCCTCTCTCCATTCCCTTAATCATCTCGCTAATTCTCTTGGCAATTAAAACGACGCCGTCCTCTCCCACCATGTCTTTTGCCTCAAAACTTGTACTAAAACTTGCAACGCAATTACCAAAATAGTTCACCGGAACCGGTGGCTCCATACGGGTCCTAACATCGGCCATGAAACCAAAAAAATCCTTCTTCTTCTGCTCAAAGTTCTTGGCTTCGGCCGTGAGAGACAATGTATAAGCACAAACAAGAACAAATGTAGATAAATGGAGTGATTTGGGTTCTTCTTCCTCACTTAGTTGAGacgattttttctctctcagttTCTTGATATCTTCACCGGTCAACTCAAATGTGGACCAAATCAAGCTCTCTGGAGAACTGATTTGTGGCATTACCTTCAAGTTTCGTGGATTTGGGTCTCGGAGGAGTTTGGCCCATTCGACTAGGAACTTCATCTGAAGGCTATCTGGGTCCTGAATAAGGGTTCGGTCCAAAACGGGTGTAAGATCGGCTGGTAATGAGGAAGAGTTGCCGTTTTTGCAGACATGAGCCCAAGCTCTGATAAACATGGTGGTGCTTTTCCCATCAAGAATCGAATGGTGTGTGGAGAACCCAATAGAAAATCCTGAACGTGAATTTAGTAAGGGGGGtttggttttgatgttttattacGTGGGTTTCAATTATTGGTTTAGGAACTATCTTCTTGGTTTTTCTGTTACCAGATTTAAACTACAGGGTATTTTGTAACTGATTGAAATGAGGGAGTCAATTGACCCATTTTTTAAGACCGTAGGGGCTTATTTGTTCCATTTCGGAAAGTACAAGGGCTCCACAATATCAATAAGCTAAAGTTTCCAGAATTTCTTTCCTCATCTGAATTTAAATAATGTAAATCATTGGTCAATGACATCTGGATTACATGTGGAGtatcaaaaattttttttaaaaattacatgtCATTCACTAACTGCAATGACAACAATATTTGATGAAAAATGGGA contains:
- the LOC119981923 gene encoding phenolic glucoside malonyltransferase 1-like, translating into MFIRAWAHVCKNGNSSSLPADLTPVLDRTLIQDPDSLQMKFLVEWAKLLRDPNPRNLKVMPQISSPESLIWSTFELTGEDIKKLREKKSSQLSEEEEPKSLHLSTFVLVCAYTLSLTAEAKNFEQKKKDFFGFMADVRTRMEPPVPVNYFGNCVASFSTSFEAKDMVGEDGVVLIAKRISEMIKGMERGVLEETKGAPEKFSAIEPGTPTVGVAGSPRFEVYEADSGWGRPKKVEITSVHKTGAFSLAESRAGSGGIEVGLALREEGMDVFAASFADGLRH